The window TTGATAATTCTTATGTCAATGTTATTGTTACGTTGGTTGATTTTAGATTTGTGATCATCCTATTGTTGTCATATTACGCTAAGAATATCTTAACTGGCATAGATTTCGAGACCTTCACCAAAAAAATATAACATATAATGAAAGTATTAATGGTTTTGACTTCGCATAGCGAATTAGGGAATACAGGTGAAAAAACAGGGTTTTGGATTGAAGAATTCGCAGCCCCATATTATGTTTTGGCTGATGCCGGCGTAGCGCTTACCATTGCATCGCCAAAAGGCGGACAGCCACCAATTGATCCAAAAAGTGATGCGCCAGACGCACAAACCGAAGCCACAAAAAGGTTTAAAGCTGATGAAAATTTGAAAAATATTCTTGCAAATACAGTAAAACTAAGTGACGTTATTGAGGCAGATTTTGATGCCGTATTTTATCCAGGCGGTCATGGTCCACTTTGGGATCTTGCTAACGATGAAAAATCAATTGCGCTGATTGAAGACTTCAATAAAGCAAAAAAACCAATCGCATTTGTTTGTCATGCGCCAGGCGTTTTAATTAAAGTTAAAGATGAAAACGGCGATCCATTGGTAAAAGGCAAAGAGGTTACTGGTTTTTCAAATACAGAAGAAGAGGCAGTAAAACTTACGGATGTTGTGCCATTTTTATTAGAAGATGAGTTTAAAAAATTGGGTGGACATTACAGTAAAGGTGCAGATTGGGCTTCGTATGTTAAACAAGATGGATTGCTGATTACTGGTCAGAATCCAGGTTCATCAGAAGAAGCTGCCGAATTACTTTTAAAAACTTTAAAAGAAGCTAAATAAATTTTTGATTTATTATTGGCCCAAAATACGTTAAATATTTTGGGCTTTTTTATTGGTAAGTTTCTAAACCCGATATTCGTGGATGCCGATTTTTCTTCGGCAGAAACATTAGCGGGACAGAACCAAACCAAAAAGCTACTGTAATTGCTTTCCACATCATTATTGATAGTAAATTGGCAATTAAATTTTACAATGTAAACGGTTTTTTAGATCTGTAAATACTCTATAAGCATTAAAATAGCATCATCCTTTCGTTCAAAATTCGTTTATTCCATCAATAATTTTGTGGATAAAATTTGACAAATCACCTTATCAAATTTCTTATTTTTGAAGAACCGTTTATATTCCCAAACGGTTAATTCTTTACTCCAACATATGTACTTAATTTTCGATACTGAAACCACTGGCTTGCCAAAAAATTACAATGCACCAATTACCGATACGGATAATTGGCCACGTTGTATTCAAATTGCTTGGCAGCTACACGATGAGATGGGGCGGCTGGTTGAGCATCAGGATTATTTAGTAAAACCAACTGGCTTTAACATCCCTTACGATGCAGAACGTATTCACGGAATTTCAACTGAGCTTGCTGAAGAACAAGGCATAACAATAGAAGAAGTTTTAGAGAAATTTAATGTTGCGTTATCAAAATCTAAGTTTATTGTCGGTCAGAACGTTGGTTTTGATGTTAACATTATGGGTAGCGAATTTCACCGTTTTGGCGTGGAAAACCGCATGGCAGAAATGCCGGTTTTAGATACCTGTACAGAAATTACGGCTAGCTTATTAAAACTTCCGGGTGGAAGAGGAGGTAAGTTCAAGTTGCCAACTTTAACCGAGCTTCATTCTTATTTATTTGGCGTTCCATTTAACGAGGCGCATAATGCAACTGCCGATGTAGAAGCAACCACCCGTTGTTTTTTAGAACTGATAAAAAAAGAGATTTTTACTAAGGAAGAACTCCTTGTTGATGTGGAATATTTTCCTCGTTTTAGAGAAATAAATCCTGCCTCTATTCCGAGTTTTCACATTCCTCATGTCAATTTAAAATCTGCGTCTGAAACTATTCGCAAGCGTTTGCAAAAAGCAGAGGGTGGTGGTGTATCCAGACAAGAACTTGCTGAAAATAAACAAGAACTTGAATCGGCAACGTTTGTGCATTTACATAATCACACGCAATTTTCAGTTCTGCAAAGTACCATCAGTATTCCCGATTTAATTAAAGCTACTGCTGCGCAAAAAATGCCTGCAGTAGCCATGACGGATCATGCAAATATGATGGGGGCTTTTCATTTTGTGAGTCAGGTTTTAAATTATAATAAAGCTGCCGAAGCAAAAAATGCCGAAGCTATTGAAGCTGGAAAACGACCAACAGAAGTGATTATGACGCCAATAGTTGGTGTTGAATTTTTTGTTTGCGATGATCATTTAAATAGAACTACTAAAGATAATGGCTACCAAATGGTGCTGTTGGCGAAGAATAAAAAAGGCTATCATAATTTAGCTAAAATGTCGTCTATTGCCTATACAAAGGGTTTTTATTACGTTCCGAGGATTGATAGAAAAGTAATCGAAACTTATAAAGATGATATCATTGTATTATCTGGAAACCTTTCTGGAGAAGTTTCTAACAAGCTTTTAAACATGGGCGAAGCTCAAGCAGAAGAGGCTTTAATTTGGTGGAAAGATAAGTTTGGCGATGATTTTTATGTGGAGGTAATGCGCCACAATCAGGAAGATGAAGATCGTGTTAATACTGCTTTAGTTTCGCTTGCTAAAAAGCACGAGGTAAAACTTGTTGCCACCAATAATACTTATTACATCAATAAAAAAGATGCGAATGCACATGATATTTTACTTTGTGTAAAGGACGGCGAAAAGCAGGCAACGCCAATTGGTCGCGGTCGTGGTTATCGTTATGGTTTGCCAAATCAAGAGTATTATTTTAAATCTCCGGAAGAGATGAAATCGCTTTTTGCCGATTTGCCAGATGCAATTTTAAACATTCAAGAGATTGTAGATAAGATAGAAACTTATAAACTTGCCCGTGAAGTATTACTTCCAAAATTCGATATTCCAGAAGAATTTTTAGTTATTGAAGATCAAAGTGATGCCGGAAAACGTGGAGAGAATAAGTTTCTAAGACACCTTACTTACGAAGGTGCTAAAAAACGTTATGGCGAATTATCAACCGAAGTTATAGATCGTCTGGATTTTGAATTGGCCACAATTGAAAAAACTGGTTACCCTGGTTATTTTTTAATTGTACAGGATTTTATTGCCGAAGCACGTAGAAGAGACGTTTCTGTTGGTCCAGGTCGTGGTTCTGCTGCAGGTTCCGTAGTGGCTTATTGTTTGTGGATTACCAATATTGATCCGCTTAAGTACGATCTCCTTTTTGAGCGTTTCTTAAATCCTGATCGTGTTTCCATGCCCGATATCGATATCGATTTTGATGATGAAGGTCGTGGAAGGGTAATGGAATATGTGATTAATAAATACGGTTCTAGTCAGGTTGCGCAAATTATCACTTACGGAACGATGGCTGCGAAATCTTCCATCCGTGATACGGCAAGGGTTTTGGATTTGCCACTTTTCGAAGCCGATAAAATTGCAAAGCTGATTCCAAATATGAAGCTGGCGAAAATCTTCAATCTTGATGAAAAGACATTAAAAGATTCCTTGCGCCCGGATGAATATGAGCGTGTGCAGGAGTTGAAAGCAATGGGACTTTTGAAGGATTTAAGCGCAGAAACCATTCAACAGGCACAGGTTTTAGAAGGTTCTTTACGAAATACTGGGATTCATGCCTGCGGTGTAATTATTACGCCGAGTGATATTACAAACTTCGTTCCGGTGGCTACGGCTAAGGATTCTGATTTATATGTTACTCAATTTGATAACTCGGTTGTAGAAAGTGCCGGTTTATTAAAGATGGATTTTTTGGGCTTAAAAACGCTAACGCTTATTAAAGATACCGTT is drawn from Pedobacter mucosus and contains these coding sequences:
- a CDS encoding type 1 glutamine amidotransferase domain-containing protein, whose translation is MKVLMVLTSHSELGNTGEKTGFWIEEFAAPYYVLADAGVALTIASPKGGQPPIDPKSDAPDAQTEATKRFKADENLKNILANTVKLSDVIEADFDAVFYPGGHGPLWDLANDEKSIALIEDFNKAKKPIAFVCHAPGVLIKVKDENGDPLVKGKEVTGFSNTEEEAVKLTDVVPFLLEDEFKKLGGHYSKGADWASYVKQDGLLITGQNPGSSEEAAELLLKTLKEAK
- the dnaE gene encoding DNA polymerase III subunit alpha, encoding MYLIFDTETTGLPKNYNAPITDTDNWPRCIQIAWQLHDEMGRLVEHQDYLVKPTGFNIPYDAERIHGISTELAEEQGITIEEVLEKFNVALSKSKFIVGQNVGFDVNIMGSEFHRFGVENRMAEMPVLDTCTEITASLLKLPGGRGGKFKLPTLTELHSYLFGVPFNEAHNATADVEATTRCFLELIKKEIFTKEELLVDVEYFPRFREINPASIPSFHIPHVNLKSASETIRKRLQKAEGGGVSRQELAENKQELESATFVHLHNHTQFSVLQSTISIPDLIKATAAQKMPAVAMTDHANMMGAFHFVSQVLNYNKAAEAKNAEAIEAGKRPTEVIMTPIVGVEFFVCDDHLNRTTKDNGYQMVLLAKNKKGYHNLAKMSSIAYTKGFYYVPRIDRKVIETYKDDIIVLSGNLSGEVSNKLLNMGEAQAEEALIWWKDKFGDDFYVEVMRHNQEDEDRVNTALVSLAKKHEVKLVATNNTYYINKKDANAHDILLCVKDGEKQATPIGRGRGYRYGLPNQEYYFKSPEEMKSLFADLPDAILNIQEIVDKIETYKLAREVLLPKFDIPEEFLVIEDQSDAGKRGENKFLRHLTYEGAKKRYGELSTEVIDRLDFELATIEKTGYPGYFLIVQDFIAEARRRDVSVGPGRGSAAGSVVAYCLWITNIDPLKYDLLFERFLNPDRVSMPDIDIDFDDEGRGRVMEYVINKYGSSQVAQIITYGTMAAKSSIRDTARVLDLPLFEADKIAKLIPNMKLAKIFNLDEKTLKDSLRPDEYERVQELKAMGLLKDLSAETIQQAQVLEGSLRNTGIHACGVIITPSDITNFVPVATAKDSDLYVTQFDNSVVESAGLLKMDFLGLKTLTLIKDTVKLVKKRHDISLDPDTFPIDDVLTYELFQRGETIGIFQYESPGMQKYMKELKPTVFDDLIAMNALYRPGPMEYIPSFVKRKNGEEEIKYDLDACEEYLKETYGITVYQEQVMLLSQKLAGFTKGEADVLRKAMGKKQKDVLDKMKPKFVKQAAEKGHDPVTLEKIWKDWEAFASYAFNKSHSTCYAWIAYQTAYLKAHYPAEYMAAVLSNNMSDIKQVAFFMEECRQMGVVVLGPDVNESDLKFSVNTKGEIRFGMSAVKGVGEKAVESIIIERLDNGPYATIYDFAKRSNTRIVNKKAYESFVYSGAFDAFGGHRAQFFYIGPNDKMNGIEKIIKYANDFQNNENTSQASLFGGSKADLILEPSLPVSPEWALMDRLKYEKDAIGIFLSGHPLDNYKLELDKFCTHGVRQLSIINKVRMGDTNEDILAEFDKLKNRELCVGGLVVTAAQRITKTGKPFGTFVFEDYDDASEMALFGEDFLKFKSFLTEGYFLQIRGRVGERFGKAGDWEFKITAINLLSDLRDKLAKSITIQVPIEKVNDDLMRQIESILADNKATSEQQNCQLHFAIYDREKEFMLDLPSKNLKINPNNRFLEQLMELNVVNYKLN